The Shewanella pealeana ATCC 700345 genome contains the following window.
CAGCTACGTGCAGGTACTCATGCGCCGGGTCGCTACCGTGCTCAAGCACCACGTAACCACGATGCTTGGTACAAGGCATTTGACGTTAAACCAGGTGATGAGTTGTATCTTCCTGAAGATCAGCGCGTACGCATCTGGTAATAAGCAACCGCTTGTGGCCTAACCTTAAAATGCCAGTCAGTTCTCTGACTGGCATTTTTTATTTCGTATCTTTTATTCCTAAGACATATCAATCAGATTAAAGGGTTATATCTTCGAGGGTTTAAAAGCAATAAATTGACCCGATATCAATATCCATAGCGCTCGGTACTCAAAACCGTTCGACTCGTATTACAACGCAATTGACGGGGCTAATCCCCATAGGACATGACATGACGAAGCAATACACCCCCGCGAAAGTTTGGAGCATGGATATCGAAAATGGAGGCGAGTGGGCCAGTATTAACCGCCCCGACTCAGGTGCTAGGCATGAGCAAGCATTGCCAGCGGGGAAACAGCCACTGCAGCTGCACTCTTTAGCTACACCAAATGGCCAAAAGGTCACCATCATGTTGGAAGAGTTGTTAGCTAAAGGCGTTAAAGCTGCTGAGTATGACGCCTATAAAATCAATATTGGCGAGAGTGAGCAGTTCAGCTCAGGTTTTGTCGATATTAATCCCAACTCGAAAATACCTGCGCTACTTGATACCTCAACGAATGAGCCTATACGTGTCTTTGAGTCAGGAAATATCCTGCTGTATTTAGCCGAGAAGTTTGGTCACTTTTTACCGACCGAGCTAGCCGCTAAAACCGAGGTGATGAATTGGCTATTTTGGCTACAAGGCTCAGCCCCCTATCTTGGTGGCGGTTTCGGCCATTTCTATGCCTATGCACCAGAAAAGTTTGAATACCCTATTAACCGTTTCGCTATGGAAACCAAGCGCCAACTCGATGTGCTCGATAAGCAGCTTGCCAATAATCAGTTCATCGGCGGCAGTGAATACAGTATCGCCGATATCGCAATCTGGCCTTGGTATGGCAACTTAGTCTTAGGTAACTTGTACGAAGCCGCTGAGTTTTTAGATGTCTCTAGCTACAAACATCTACAGCGCTGGGCAAAACAGATAAGCGAGCGCGACGCCGTTAAGCGCGGCCGTATCGTTAACCGCTCATGGGGCGAGGAGTGGGAGCAACTGAGGGAGCGCCACTGCGCCGAAGATATCGATGCAGTGCTAAACAAAAAGCCATAGGGCTATCACAAATACAGAAAAGGCGCTAAGTGAGCATACCAAGCGCCTTTTGAATAACAATATCAATTAAACAACTAGCTACCAACACCACTGCGGCTTAAACGCTTAATGATTTCTTCATGCTGCGGATATTCAGCTAACAAGGTTTCTTGGCTAAACAGCTCAAAATCTTCAAAGGTAAAGCCCGGCGACACCATACATCCGACTAAAGAGAATCCTGGCTTATTCATCGCCGAACCGAAGATGCAGCCTTTAGGTACTAAAAACTGTGGTCGCTCACCCGCAGCCAAGTCTAAACCTAATTGCGCCGTGGTCAGCTCGCCTTGCTCATCAATCATATAGATGGTCAGTGACTCACCCGCGTGGAAATACCACATTTCATCGGCGGTTAAACGATGGAAGTTAGACACCTCACCGGTACGCAATAAAAAGTAAATGCTGGTCCAAAGGGCACGCGTGTCATCGAATTGTTGCTCAGAGCGGTATGAAGAGCGGAAATAACCACCTTCAACATGTTGTTCTAATTCTAGGTGTTGAATAAAGTGTTCAGCTGTTTGCATTGCAAATACCTTTTAATTTTAATCTGATGCACGTTTCTATTGAAACTAACAGGGTTTAGTAGGGAGCATTTATATCTACAAAGTAGCGCTAAAGTGTAATCGAGGCCAAGGCTAAAGACTGCGAGCAAAATTAAAGTTTCGTGCTTTTCGTCCGATTTACTGCCATAAAAAAGCCCAAACTAATCCAGCTTGGGCTTCAATAGTGATCATGATGGTAATGAGTCTAGTGTTTGCCTGTCACGCCGTCACGGACCATATCTTTGCCCGTCTCATACACTTCATCGGTGACCCAGCGAGCATGTAAAAGCTTATGATTATTATCAAACACCGCAACGAAGTGGCGACCATCTGCGTTATTGGTTGCCATGCCAACACCAGCCACGCCCTCAAGGCCTAAACCACCCGTTTCAATCGACACTAACAAGCGTCTTAGGTCGTCTAGATTATCGATAACATTTTGCTCGTCACTCATCTTCAATACTCTTATCTCTTTACCCAGCAATAGAGCCCATTAGCCCTAAGCACATTATGCGGCGTACTTTACAGATCATAGCCGAGGATTAAAAGACTGCACTTCTATTTTAAACAAAGGAAAATAGCGATAGAGACGATTTAATACCAATCAACATAGACGGCTGAGCGCAAATTAAGCAGGTGCTTATTTAGTCTATTAGCTTGGTCACAAATTGCAGCTTATTTTATTAAATTTGATTGAGCTCATGTAATACTCCGCCAGCGAAAACCCTACAATTAATAAGATGGATGCATACTGATGTCAGAGATTAAATTTGGTGTATTAGGACAGTATTTTCATTGTCCAGTGAAAGGCGATTTTGAGTATGCGGCTCAAGCTTTGGTGCTCGTTGATAATAGCGGCGCTATTTCATCAATTATCAACGAAAATGATGCCGATTTTCAAACACAGATCAGCGAGTTATCCGCTCGCAAACAACTCATCGAATTAAGCCCGACTCAGTATCTAATGCCAGGCATGGTTGACTTGCACGTACATGCGCCGCAATTTCCTCAAGCCGGAAAAGGGCTAGATCTGCCTCTATACGATTGGCTACAAGACTATACTTTTCCGCTAGAAGCTAAATTTGAGGATATGGATTTTGCCAAGAAAATTTACCCAGAGTTAGTCCAGTCACTGCTCGCTAATGGCACCACCAGCGCAGTGTATTTTGCCACTATCCATAAAGACACGAGCGTTGAGCTTGCCCGTGAGTGTGTAAAGCAAGGTCAGCGCGGCTTTATCGGCAAGGTCAATATGGATGAGGCGAGTCAATGCCCAGCATTTTACATTGAGCCATCTACAAGCGACGCCCTAATCGACACAGAAAACTTTATTCAGCAAGTACAGGCACTCGAAGGCAACGAGCACAGATTAGTGTCGCCAGTAGTCACTCCGCGCTTTGTGCCAAGTTGCAGCAGCGAGATGCTGCAAGGCTTAGGCGAACTGGTACAAAAGTACCAGTGCCATGTGCAGACCCACTGCTCTGAAAGCGACTGGGCAAGGGATTACAGCCAAGAGAAGTACGGTAAAACAGACGTTGAGATCTACAGCGATTTTGGCTTAATGACCAACAAAACCATTTTGGCACACTCGATATTCCTAACGCCGAATGATCACAAGGTGATTAAGGCGACAGGCGCCAGTATTGCCCACTGCCCGCTATCTAACATGTATTTTGCCAATGCGGCGATGCAGACCCGTGAGATCTTGGATAACGATCTAAAATGTGGTTTAGGTAGTGATTTAGCAGGCGCGCCAATTCCATCGATTTTCCATACTTGTTTAGATGCGGTAAACCACTCGCGAGTTCGCGAAGATGGCACATCCACTTATCTGCCTGCTGATACTCGTGGTGAAAGCGGATCGCGCATCTCATTCCTAGAGTCTTACTGGATGGCGACAGTTGGTGGCGGACAGGCAATAGATGCCAAAGTCGGTTTGTTCCAAGCAGGCTTCGAGTTCGACGCCTTAGTGATTGAT
Protein-coding sequences here:
- the yghU gene encoding glutathione-dependent disulfide-bond oxidoreductase, with translation MTKQYTPAKVWSMDIENGGEWASINRPDSGARHEQALPAGKQPLQLHSLATPNGQKVTIMLEELLAKGVKAAEYDAYKINIGESEQFSSGFVDINPNSKIPALLDTSTNEPIRVFESGNILLYLAEKFGHFLPTELAAKTEVMNWLFWLQGSAPYLGGGFGHFYAYAPEKFEYPINRFAMETKRQLDVLDKQLANNQFIGGSEYSIADIAIWPWYGNLVLGNLYEAAEFLDVSSYKHLQRWAKQISERDAVKRGRIVNRSWGEEWEQLRERHCAEDIDAVLNKKP
- a CDS encoding cupin domain-containing protein, whose product is MQTAEHFIQHLELEQHVEGGYFRSSYRSEQQFDDTRALWTSIYFLLRTGEVSNFHRLTADEMWYFHAGESLTIYMIDEQGELTTAQLGLDLAAGERPQFLVPKGCIFGSAMNKPGFSLVGCMVSPGFTFEDFELFSQETLLAEYPQHEEIIKRLSRSGVGS
- the guaD gene encoding guanine deaminase produces the protein MSEIKFGVLGQYFHCPVKGDFEYAAQALVLVDNSGAISSIINENDADFQTQISELSARKQLIELSPTQYLMPGMVDLHVHAPQFPQAGKGLDLPLYDWLQDYTFPLEAKFEDMDFAKKIYPELVQSLLANGTTSAVYFATIHKDTSVELARECVKQGQRGFIGKVNMDEASQCPAFYIEPSTSDALIDTENFIQQVQALEGNEHRLVSPVVTPRFVPSCSSEMLQGLGELVQKYQCHVQTHCSESDWARDYSQEKYGKTDVEIYSDFGLMTNKTILAHSIFLTPNDHKVIKATGASIAHCPLSNMYFANAAMQTREILDNDLKCGLGSDLAGAPIPSIFHTCLDAVNHSRVREDGTSTYLPADTRGESGSRISFLESYWMATVGGGQAIDAKVGLFQAGFEFDALVIDTAVSDSNIFILDEMDSAKDKLEKIITLNSRQNIRKVWVKGQLVVEK